In the Bacteroidota bacterium genome, AACCCGGCCGTAAAATTGATTCCGCTGCCAAAACTCAGGCTTTTAAATCCAACCAATCCCTGATCGTGATACATCGCCAAAATGGCATCAAATTGCTGATAATTGCCGCTGCCAAAAAAACCGTCGGCACTAAATGGCCCTACTGCAAGTATCTTTTTATCCTGTGCTTCTTTAATAGCAGGGATAATAATATTTTTTTCTTCTGACCCTAATAATCCGTTATCACCGGAATGCGGATTTAGCCCTAAAACCGCAATTGTCGGGTTAAAAATGGCAAAATCCTGTTTTAGGGTTTGATATATAATCTGAATTTTCTGCAATATAAGTTCCTTGGTTATTGCACCGGCAACGTCTTTTAGGGGGAGATGATTAGTAACTAAACCAACGCGCAGGTTTTCATTCATGAGCATCATCACACTTTCTTTATTATTGGCTCTTGCATTAAAATATTCTGTATGTCCGGGATATTGAAAACCAACCGTATGCAAATTATTTTTATTAATCGGTGCAGTTACTAAAGCATCAATTTTACCGTTTATCAAGTCATCAGAAGCTGCTACCAGACTGGTTAAGGCCGCTTTAGCACCCACTTCAGTTTCCTGGCCGGGCGTTAAAATGATTTCTTCGGTAATACAATTTATGATGTTTACAGCCTTTGAGTTTGCCTGTTCCGGGGTATTACAGGTTGTATAGCTAAAAGCTTCCAGATTCATCATTTTTTTGTAAAAAGAAATGATGCGATTGGAACCATAAATCACCGGCGTGCAAATGCCCAGCATACGTTTATCTTCCAAAGCTTTTATCAATACCTCAGGCCCGATGCCATTTACATCACCCATCGTAAACCCAATTTTCAATTTATTATCCATCAACCCGAGTTAATTTGTAAGTGCGAAGTTAAACAATTGATTTGAACATGTTTTACCCGAAATTAAACCTGTACAGTAAATTTAAGGCACATGAAACATCTGTTTAAATTATTTATGTGTCTTGTGGTCTTGTGCTTAGCTTGCAATGTTTATAAAACACCTCCGCCACCACCATTGGATAGAAACTTCGATTACGATCCAAACTGTTCATTCAATGGCAATCTGAATAGCAAACAACGCTCCCGTATTTTCCCATTTAATAAATCCGAAAAAATTGTAATTGTTTCATTTGATGTGCATTTGGGAAAGCTTCCCGTTGTAAACAACATAATTGATACCGGTAAAATATCAGAGTATATTATTTTAAATAATGCACAAAACGATTCTTTAACGAATATTCTTTTAAATTATAATTACCCGAAAACAAATACAATTTCCGTTATATCAGAATCCTGTTATGATCCCCGTCATGCAATTTTATTTTATAATAAACACAACGATTTAATTGCTTATCTTGAATTGTGTTTTAGTTGTGGAGATTTTGAAAGCAACTTTGAAGCGGATTGGTTGGAACAGTTTTGCAGCGGTAAATATGATTTATTGGAAAGTTTTTTTGTTGAAGCAGGAATAACATATTTTGGCAATGCACATGAACTTGATATTATTATTAAAGAAAAAAAATAAAATCCTGCGAATGCAACTTTGTTTTAAATAATAAACTAAGCATTTATGCTTGCAAAGTTATAACTGATAAAATGCATTAACTTACCTAAAAACAAAAAGCACCTATTCTAAAACAGGTGCTTTTTCTTAAATCTAAAAATAGTTTATTCAATTATTAAAACCTCCGTTGCAAAGGCACCCGGTTTGCCTGCTTTTACAAAATAAATTCCGGCAGCAACATTAAGTTCAACTGCAATGGTATTATTTGCAGCAGAAAGTTTTTTAGTTTGTGTGGCTATTAATTGTCCGGTAATATCAGTAATTACAACATTAATTTCTCCACTTATTCCATCTAACTGAATGGTGAAATTGCCATTTCCCGGATTAGGATAAATGAATATTTCCGGTGTATTAATATTTTGAATGGCGATGTCCTGACAATCTACCGAAGTGCTTGCTGAAGTTGCTGTGCAGCCTTCCGCTGTTTCAATAGTTACCGAATAATTTCCATCTTCGGTAACTGAAATGGTATTATCACTTACGCCTGCAATTTCAACACCATCCAGAAACCAGGTATAAGTTGCACCGGCTATAAATGATACACTTAAATTACAATTCGAATTTGTTATAACAGGCACTGCAGGAGCAGGACTAATACCAATTGTTTTGGAAACACAAGTTGTGGTATTACATTCGCCAACAGCATTTAAATAATAGGTTGTTGTCGCAGCAGGATTAACCGTAATTGATTCACCTGTTCCAACTAAAGTTCCACCACAACTTCCACTATACCAATTCCAAACACCACCTGTTCCTAAGGCTCCACCACTCACACTTAATGTTGTTGATTCACCTGCACAAATTAAATCATCAGTTGCAATAATTGCATCTGCAGCAGAAGAAGCAGCGCAATCGGTATAAGCACAAATTGAAAATGAACCAAAATCATCATTACCCACTTCCCATAAACGTAATAAATAAGTTGTGCCTGGAGTACCTGTAATTGTAATTCCTGGCATCAAAGGCGCATAAGTACTTCCATCACTTACACAACCATCAGGATAACCACCCAATGCAGTGCAAATACCTGAATAAACTTTCATACCCATATTATTTACAACAGGTCCATTATCAGTATCAATAATAACATATCCTTCCGCAGGAATTGTCACACTAAACCAAATATCACCTTCACTTGGTCCATCGCATCCAACAGGTGCAATTACTGAATTAATAGCACCAACATTTGTTCCTGTAATAAAAATACAATCTTCATTTACCGGTAAAGTTGTAGCGGCACATGGCCAGTCGTTTACAGGAGGTAAATCGCACGCGCCTAAACAACCTGCATCATTTACTTCATCAAATATTAAAGCACCCGGCAAAGGTCCAAAACCTAATGCAAAATTTTTACCGTAACCGGTTAAATGACAATAACTCATTATTGTTCCGCCATCAGTTGGTTCAGGACCCGGATCACAACCACCTTCCGGTGTGTAACAATTATCAATAGCACCACCCGGCCACGAACAACTATGTGTATGCGGTGAACCTAAATTATGTCCCATTTCATGTGTAAATACATCAACGGTCCATGAGTAAGTTGGAAAATCTGAATAAAAATTATAAATATTACTGTAAGCGTAAGTATAATCTGAACACAAAGCCGGAACATATGCAACACCACCTAAATTTTCATCATCGTAAGTTACCAAATGTGCTAAATCGCCATTAAATAGTACACGATAATCTTTAAAATATTCCAGTGCATCTCCTGATGAAGTTGTTGGATATGGATCAGCACTTGTCCATACATATATTTCCGAAATAATATCTGTTATGCCTTCATTAAAATAAATGGTTGAGGAAACATTAAAAAATCCAACAATCTGATCTGCAGCTTGCACTGCACCACCTTCATCTTCATACATTTCAAAATCCGCTTCAATATAAACACGAACACAAGGATCGATAGCAGCCGCTGCAGCAGGGCCTTCCGGCATACTAATAGGTGCATCTGCATCAGGCGTTGCGCAATTTAACGGATTTGCAATTTTTAAATTTTTATCGCGATAAATTACATGTGTTGAAGAATTTTTTAAGTTTGAAAGAACAATATTACCCGCTGTTTTTGTTGAAATAATTCCACTGATATGATTATCAAAAAAACTAAATGCAACAAGTGAAGAATAATCACCTTTAATAATTCCACGATATTGTGCGCCTGCTGAATAATCAATCTGTTCACCTGAAGAGGTTACCACCTGAAAATCAGCAGTAAATAAATTTGAAGGAAATAATTGAACAGTTATTATTGCGCCTTCAAATGGTACATCCATTTCTAAAAATCCAAATTGGTTTGAAATAATTTGATGTAATTGTTCCACATCAACATTTAAATATGTGCGTTCATCAATAATATTATCATGCGCACTACTCATGAATGTGGAAATGCTAAATGGTGCAAAATTCGCCGGGGCAGTGTTTACCTTTTCCAGTTGCAACACCTCTGTTGCCAACGGACTGAAAGCAGTAAACGTTGTTGTTTGCCCTGAAACAATACGCAAGGAAAATAAAACAACTAATAAGCAGGAGTAAAACTTTAACATGGTAACATTTTTTTTGCAAATATAAAAAATATCGCCCTGCCCGTTTTGTTGTGGGCAATTTAAATGCTCATTGTTGATTTTTTGGAGCAGCAACATCCGGGTTCTTTGTTACATCCTTACCGGCTATCCATTCCGGCCGTGGATGAATCGTTAGCAACTAATAAACCATAATAAAATAATTCAATCTTCAATCAACAAATCCCCAAATCCTCCCACGGGCCTCCATTACT is a window encoding:
- the pdxA gene encoding 4-hydroxythreonine-4-phosphate dehydrogenase PdxA, with translation MDNKLKIGFTMGDVNGIGPEVLIKALEDKRMLGICTPVIYGSNRIISFYKKMMNLEAFSYTTCNTPEQANSKAVNIINCITEEIILTPGQETEVGAKAALTSLVAASDDLINGKIDALVTAPINKNNLHTVGFQYPGHTEYFNARANNKESVMMLMNENLRVGLVTNHLPLKDVAGAITKELILQKIQIIYQTLKQDFAIFNPTIAVLGLNPHSGDNGLLGSEEKNIIIPAIKEAQDKKILAVGPFSADGFFGSGNYQQFDAILAMYHDQGLVGFKSLSFGSGINFTAGLPFVRTSPDHGTAYDLAGKNTASSDSMLHAIYAAIDICNNRKAYLESTKNPLKRTYVEAERGKVM
- a CDS encoding T9SS type A sorting domain-containing protein, translating into MLKFYSCLLVVLFSLRIVSGQTTTFTAFSPLATEVLQLEKVNTAPANFAPFSISTFMSSAHDNIIDERTYLNVDVEQLHQIISNQFGFLEMDVPFEGAIITVQLFPSNLFTADFQVVTSSGEQIDYSAGAQYRGIIKGDYSSLVAFSFFDNHISGIISTKTAGNIVLSNLKNSSTHVIYRDKNLKIANPLNCATPDADAPISMPEGPAAAAAIDPCVRVYIEADFEMYEDEGGAVQAADQIVGFFNVSSTIYFNEGITDIISEIYVWTSADPYPTTSSGDALEYFKDYRVLFNGDLAHLVTYDDENLGGVAYVPALCSDYTYAYSNIYNFYSDFPTYSWTVDVFTHEMGHNLGSPHTHSCSWPGGAIDNCYTPEGGCDPGPEPTDGGTIMSYCHLTGYGKNFALGFGPLPGALIFDEVNDAGCLGACDLPPVNDWPCAATTLPVNEDCIFITGTNVGAINSVIAPVGCDGPSEGDIWFSVTIPAEGYVIIDTDNGPVVNNMGMKVYSGICTALGGYPDGCVSDGSTYAPLMPGITITGTPGTTYLLRLWEVGNDDFGSFSICAYTDCAASSAADAIIATDDLICAGESTTLSVSGGALGTGGVWNWYSGSCGGTLVGTGESITVNPAATTTYYLNAVGECNTTTCVSKTIGISPAPAVPVITNSNCNLSVSFIAGATYTWFLDGVEIAGVSDNTISVTEDGNYSVTIETAEGCTATSASTSVDCQDIAIQNINTPEIFIYPNPGNGNFTIQLDGISGEINVVITDITGQLIATQTKKLSAANNTIAVELNVAAGIYFVKAGKPGAFATEVLIIE